A genomic window from Geotrypetes seraphini chromosome 18, aGeoSer1.1, whole genome shotgun sequence includes:
- the CXCL14 gene encoding C-X-C motif chemokine 14 — protein sequence MRRLVVAVSVLLVVICSVGVEGSKCKCSRKGPKIRYTDVQKLEIKPKYPYCQEEMIMVTMKNVSRFRGQQYCLHPKLHSTKRLVKWYRLWKEKWRVYTE from the exons ATGAGGAGACTGGTAGTGGCTGTGTCGGTGCTGCTTGTCGTAATTTGCTCGGTCGGCGTGGAAG GGTCCAAGTGCAAATGTTCGAGGAAGGGGCCGAAGATAAGATATACAGACGTGCAGAAATTGGAAATCAAACCAAAATATCCCTACTGCCAAGAAGAAATGATCAT GGTAACAATGAAGAACGTGTCAAGATTTAGAGGCCAACAGTACTGCTTGCATCCCAAGCTCCACAGTACCAAGAGGTTGGTGAAATGGTACAGATTATGGAAGGAGAAATGGAG AGTTTACACAGAGTGA